In Dermochelys coriacea isolate rDerCor1 chromosome 10, rDerCor1.pri.v4, whole genome shotgun sequence, one DNA window encodes the following:
- the FAM220A gene encoding protein FAM220A isoform X2 has translation MQRRAMIVSHMNMEEEEDLNHEYLCESGPNSQNEILHLPDMCSLLNNSHIDVNCSLQKEFFSLKIRNCSLFKAIPLPHIGKKMPPHLSKPTRLNLSAAVSSKDSSHLLFSPERGRLDKAFNHFDSTSVTDWLEKVYSSISDLGVWCCTGDNFVHFAHFWLSELQYNQKRQLSELEMGIIEDELQLAFLKKLDSELQPSDLHSILAATLSEYPMGLLSNQKLYIFLDYLNVMSSEQTTGYKKMLSSIKYTTNNPQVTQWLLAVRAFVLANLWHAVVKFYKALVSTKLLPELHIKSSVSATTKQTNEVVTERALQSVQLGYADVLHYLIINQQLDLDAVDEKNRNLIFLATIYDQPKILDYFLDTGFPIPNVNQAAENGNIPLHAAVSTGKMHLVSLLLHYPGINVNFPNSQCDGATALHLAIAYRYLGICCLLLNAEANVKSLLGDLTPVQLAENFVTEQGGYV, from the exons ATGCAAAGAAGAGCTATGATTGTCTCCCATATGAatatggaggaggaagaagattTAAACCATGAATATTTATGTGAAAGTGGCCCAAATAGCCAAAACGAGATCCTTCACCTTCCAGACATGTGTTCCTTGTTGAATAATTCTCACATTGATGTTAATTGTAGCTTACAAAAAGAATTCTTTTCTCTTAAGATTAGGAATTGTTCTTTATTTAAGGCTATACCGTTGCCACATATTGGCAAGAAAATGCCGCCTCATTTGAGTAAACCAACAAGGTTAAATTTAAGTGCAGCTGTCTCTTCAAAGGATTCATCTCATCTGCTCTTTTCACCTGAGAGAGGACGACTTGATAAGGCTTTTAACCACTTTGATAGTACTTCTGTGACAGATTGGCTGGAGAAAGTATATAGTTCCATTAGTGACTTGGGTGTCTGGTGTTGCACTGGAGATAACTTTGTACATTTTGCACATTTCTGGCTGTCAGAGCTACAGTACAATCAAAAAAGGCAATTGTCGGAATTAGAAATGGGTATTATTGAGGATGAATTGCAACTTGCATTTCTTAAGAAGTTGGATTCTGAACTGCAACCTTCTGATCTGCATTCCATCCTTGCTGCCACATTGAGTGAATATCCTATGGGACTACTGAGCAACCAGAAACTGTATATTTTCCTTGACTATTTAAACGTCATGTCTTCAGAGCAAACAACTGGATATAAAAAAATGCTTTCAAGTATAAAATATACAACAAATAATCCTCAGGTAACACAGTGGCTACTAGCTGTGCGAGCTTTTGTGCTAGCAAATCTCTGGCATGCAGTAGTGAag ttttataaGGCATTGGTCAGTACCAAGCTCCTTCCTGAACTACATATCAAGAGTTCTGTTTCTGCTACTACAAAGCAAACAAACGAAGTGGTTACAGAAag AGCTCTACAGAGTGTCCAGCTGGGATATGCTGATGTCTTGCATTATCTTATTATAAACCAGCAGCTTGACCTTGATGCAGTAGATGAAAAAAATCGAAATCTCATATTTTTAGCCACTATATATGACCAACCAAAGATACTGGACTATTTTCTTGACACG GGATTTCCCATACCCAATGTAAACCAAGCAGCAGAAAATGGAAACATACCACTCCATGCTGCAGTGAGTACTGGAAAAATGCACCTTGTATCTTTGCTGCTGCATTATCCTGGAATTAATGTGAATTTCCCAAATTCCCAGTGTGATGGAGCTACTGCACTACATCTTGCTATTGCCTATA GGTACTTGGGAATTTGCTGTTTATTGCTGAATGCTGAAGCTAATGTGAAAAGTCTCCTGGGAGATCTAACGCCTGTGCAACTTGCTGAGAATTTTG TCACTGAGCAAGGGGGCTATGTTTGA
- the FAM220A gene encoding protein FAM220A isoform X4 yields MQRRAMIVSHMNMEEEEDLNHEYLCESGPNSQNEILHLPDMCSLLNNSHIDVNCSLQKEFFSLKIRNCSLFKAIPLPHIGKKMPPHLSKPTRLNLSAAVSSKDSSHLLFSPERGRLDKAFNHFDSTSVTDWLEKVYSSISDLGVWCCTGDNFVHFAHFWLSELQYNQKRQLSELEMGIIEDELQLAFLKKLDSELQPSDLHSILAATLSEYPMGLLSNQKLYIFLDYLNVMSSEQTTGYKKMLSSIKYTTNNPQVTQWLLAVRAFVLANLWHAVVKGFPIPNVNQAAENGNIPLHAAVSTGKMHLVSLLLHYPGINVNFPNSQCDGATALHLAIAYRYLGICCLLLNAEANVKSLLGDLTPVQLAENFGNETITKLIKMHVKN; encoded by the exons ATGCAAAGAAGAGCTATGATTGTCTCCCATATGAatatggaggaggaagaagattTAAACCATGAATATTTATGTGAAAGTGGCCCAAATAGCCAAAACGAGATCCTTCACCTTCCAGACATGTGTTCCTTGTTGAATAATTCTCACATTGATGTTAATTGTAGCTTACAAAAAGAATTCTTTTCTCTTAAGATTAGGAATTGTTCTTTATTTAAGGCTATACCGTTGCCACATATTGGCAAGAAAATGCCGCCTCATTTGAGTAAACCAACAAGGTTAAATTTAAGTGCAGCTGTCTCTTCAAAGGATTCATCTCATCTGCTCTTTTCACCTGAGAGAGGACGACTTGATAAGGCTTTTAACCACTTTGATAGTACTTCTGTGACAGATTGGCTGGAGAAAGTATATAGTTCCATTAGTGACTTGGGTGTCTGGTGTTGCACTGGAGATAACTTTGTACATTTTGCACATTTCTGGCTGTCAGAGCTACAGTACAATCAAAAAAGGCAATTGTCGGAATTAGAAATGGGTATTATTGAGGATGAATTGCAACTTGCATTTCTTAAGAAGTTGGATTCTGAACTGCAACCTTCTGATCTGCATTCCATCCTTGCTGCCACATTGAGTGAATATCCTATGGGACTACTGAGCAACCAGAAACTGTATATTTTCCTTGACTATTTAAACGTCATGTCTTCAGAGCAAACAACTGGATATAAAAAAATGCTTTCAAGTATAAAATATACAACAAATAATCCTCAGGTAACACAGTGGCTACTAGCTGTGCGAGCTTTTGTGCTAGCAAATCTCTGGCATGCAGTAGTGAag GGATTTCCCATACCCAATGTAAACCAAGCAGCAGAAAATGGAAACATACCACTCCATGCTGCAGTGAGTACTGGAAAAATGCACCTTGTATCTTTGCTGCTGCATTATCCTGGAATTAATGTGAATTTCCCAAATTCCCAGTGTGATGGAGCTACTGCACTACATCTTGCTATTGCCTATA GGTACTTGGGAATTTGCTGTTTATTGCTGAATGCTGAAGCTAATGTGAAAAGTCTCCTGGGAGATCTAACGCCTGTGCAACTTGCTGAGAATTTTGGTAATGAAACTATAACCAAGTTAATAAAAATGCATGTTAAAAACTGA
- the FAM220A gene encoding protein FAM220A isoform X7, with amino-acid sequence MAAALSALAARLSQSAAARSYGVFCKGLTRTLLIFFGLAWKLRINFPYLYIVASMMLNVRLQGFPIPNVNQAAENGNIPLHAAVSTGKMHLVSLLLHYPGINVNFPNSQCDGATALHLAIAYRYLGICCLLLNAEANVKSLLGDLTPVQLAENFGNETITKLIKMHVKN; translated from the exons ATGGCGGCGGCTCTGTCCGCCCTGGCTGCACGGCTCTCGCAGTCGGCCGCCGCCAGGTCCTACGGGGTCTTCTGCAAGGGGCTGACCAGGACCCTCCTCATCTTCTTCGGCTTGGCCTGGAAGCTCCGGATCAACTTCCCCTATCTCTACATCGTGGCCTCCATGATGCTCAACGTCAGGCTGCAg GGATTTCCCATACCCAATGTAAACCAAGCAGCAGAAAATGGAAACATACCACTCCATGCTGCAGTGAGTACTGGAAAAATGCACCTTGTATCTTTGCTGCTGCATTATCCTGGAATTAATGTGAATTTCCCAAATTCCCAGTGTGATGGAGCTACTGCACTACATCTTGCTATTGCCTATA GGTACTTGGGAATTTGCTGTTTATTGCTGAATGCTGAAGCTAATGTGAAAAGTCTCCTGGGAGATCTAACGCCTGTGCAACTTGCTGAGAATTTTGGTAATGAAACTATAACCAAGTTAATAAAAATGCATGTTAAAAACTGA
- the FAM220A gene encoding protein FAM220A isoform X1: MQRRAMIVSHMNMEEEEDLNHEYLCESGPNSQNEILHLPDMCSLLNNSHIDVNCSLQKEFFSLKIRNCSLFKAIPLPHIGKKMPPHLSKPTRLNLSAAVSSKDSSHLLFSPERGRLDKAFNHFDSTSVTDWLEKVYSSISDLGVWCCTGDNFVHFAHFWLSELQYNQKRQLSELEMGIIEDELQLAFLKKLDSELQPSDLHSILAATLSEYPMGLLSNQKLYIFLDYLNVMSSEQTTGYKKMLSSIKYTTNNPQVTQWLLAVRAFVLANLWHAVVKFYKALVSTKLLPELHIKSSVSATTKQTNEVVTERALQSVQLGYADVLHYLIINQQLDLDAVDEKNRNLIFLATIYDQPKILDYFLDTGFPIPNVNQAAENGNIPLHAAVSTGKMHLVSLLLHYPGINVNFPNSQCDGATALHLAIAYRYLGICCLLLNAEANVKSLLGDLTPVQLAENFGNETITKLIKMHVKN; encoded by the exons ATGCAAAGAAGAGCTATGATTGTCTCCCATATGAatatggaggaggaagaagattTAAACCATGAATATTTATGTGAAAGTGGCCCAAATAGCCAAAACGAGATCCTTCACCTTCCAGACATGTGTTCCTTGTTGAATAATTCTCACATTGATGTTAATTGTAGCTTACAAAAAGAATTCTTTTCTCTTAAGATTAGGAATTGTTCTTTATTTAAGGCTATACCGTTGCCACATATTGGCAAGAAAATGCCGCCTCATTTGAGTAAACCAACAAGGTTAAATTTAAGTGCAGCTGTCTCTTCAAAGGATTCATCTCATCTGCTCTTTTCACCTGAGAGAGGACGACTTGATAAGGCTTTTAACCACTTTGATAGTACTTCTGTGACAGATTGGCTGGAGAAAGTATATAGTTCCATTAGTGACTTGGGTGTCTGGTGTTGCACTGGAGATAACTTTGTACATTTTGCACATTTCTGGCTGTCAGAGCTACAGTACAATCAAAAAAGGCAATTGTCGGAATTAGAAATGGGTATTATTGAGGATGAATTGCAACTTGCATTTCTTAAGAAGTTGGATTCTGAACTGCAACCTTCTGATCTGCATTCCATCCTTGCTGCCACATTGAGTGAATATCCTATGGGACTACTGAGCAACCAGAAACTGTATATTTTCCTTGACTATTTAAACGTCATGTCTTCAGAGCAAACAACTGGATATAAAAAAATGCTTTCAAGTATAAAATATACAACAAATAATCCTCAGGTAACACAGTGGCTACTAGCTGTGCGAGCTTTTGTGCTAGCAAATCTCTGGCATGCAGTAGTGAag ttttataaGGCATTGGTCAGTACCAAGCTCCTTCCTGAACTACATATCAAGAGTTCTGTTTCTGCTACTACAAAGCAAACAAACGAAGTGGTTACAGAAag AGCTCTACAGAGTGTCCAGCTGGGATATGCTGATGTCTTGCATTATCTTATTATAAACCAGCAGCTTGACCTTGATGCAGTAGATGAAAAAAATCGAAATCTCATATTTTTAGCCACTATATATGACCAACCAAAGATACTGGACTATTTTCTTGACACG GGATTTCCCATACCCAATGTAAACCAAGCAGCAGAAAATGGAAACATACCACTCCATGCTGCAGTGAGTACTGGAAAAATGCACCTTGTATCTTTGCTGCTGCATTATCCTGGAATTAATGTGAATTTCCCAAATTCCCAGTGTGATGGAGCTACTGCACTACATCTTGCTATTGCCTATA GGTACTTGGGAATTTGCTGTTTATTGCTGAATGCTGAAGCTAATGTGAAAAGTCTCCTGGGAGATCTAACGCCTGTGCAACTTGCTGAGAATTTTGGTAATGAAACTATAACCAAGTTAATAAAAATGCATGTTAAAAACTGA
- the FAM220A gene encoding protein FAM220A isoform X5, whose translation MQRRAMIVSHMNMEEEEDLNHEYLCESGPNSQNEILHLPDMCSLLNNSHIDVNCSLQKEFFSLKIRNCSLFKAIPLPHIGKKMPPHLSKPTRLNLSAAVSSKDSSHLLFSPERGRLDKAFNHFDSTSVTDWLEKVYSSISDLGVWCCTGDNFVHFAHFWLSELQYNQKRQLSELEMGIIEDELQLAFLKKLDSELQPSDLHSILAATLSEYPMGLLSNQKLYIFLDYLNVMSSEQTTGYKKMLSSIKYTTNNPQVTQWLLAVRAFVLANLWHAVVKGFPIPNVNQAAENGNIPLHAAGTWEFAVYC comes from the exons ATGCAAAGAAGAGCTATGATTGTCTCCCATATGAatatggaggaggaagaagattTAAACCATGAATATTTATGTGAAAGTGGCCCAAATAGCCAAAACGAGATCCTTCACCTTCCAGACATGTGTTCCTTGTTGAATAATTCTCACATTGATGTTAATTGTAGCTTACAAAAAGAATTCTTTTCTCTTAAGATTAGGAATTGTTCTTTATTTAAGGCTATACCGTTGCCACATATTGGCAAGAAAATGCCGCCTCATTTGAGTAAACCAACAAGGTTAAATTTAAGTGCAGCTGTCTCTTCAAAGGATTCATCTCATCTGCTCTTTTCACCTGAGAGAGGACGACTTGATAAGGCTTTTAACCACTTTGATAGTACTTCTGTGACAGATTGGCTGGAGAAAGTATATAGTTCCATTAGTGACTTGGGTGTCTGGTGTTGCACTGGAGATAACTTTGTACATTTTGCACATTTCTGGCTGTCAGAGCTACAGTACAATCAAAAAAGGCAATTGTCGGAATTAGAAATGGGTATTATTGAGGATGAATTGCAACTTGCATTTCTTAAGAAGTTGGATTCTGAACTGCAACCTTCTGATCTGCATTCCATCCTTGCTGCCACATTGAGTGAATATCCTATGGGACTACTGAGCAACCAGAAACTGTATATTTTCCTTGACTATTTAAACGTCATGTCTTCAGAGCAAACAACTGGATATAAAAAAATGCTTTCAAGTATAAAATATACAACAAATAATCCTCAGGTAACACAGTGGCTACTAGCTGTGCGAGCTTTTGTGCTAGCAAATCTCTGGCATGCAGTAGTGAag GGATTTCCCATACCCAATGTAAACCAAGCAGCAGAAAATGGAAACATACCACTCCATGCTGCA GGTACTTGGGAATTTGCTGTTTATTGCTGA
- the FAM220A gene encoding protein FAM220A isoform X3: MQRRAMIVSHMNMEEEEDLNHEYLCESGPNSQNEILHLPDMCSLLNNSHIDVNCSLQKEFFSLKIRNCSLFKAIPLPHIGKKMPPHLSKPTRLNLSAAVSSKDSSHLLFSPERGRLDKAFNHFDSTSVTDWLEKVYSSISDLGVWCCTGDNFVHFAHFWLSELQYNQKRQLSELEMGIIEDELQLAFLKKLDSELQPSDLHSILAATLSEYPMGLLSNQKLYIFLDYLNVMSSEQTTGYKKMLSSIKYTTNNPQVTQWLLAVRAFVLANLWHAVVKFYKALVSTKLLPELHIKSSVSATTKQTNEVVTERALQSVQLGYADVLHYLIINQQLDLDAVDEKNRNLIFLATIYDQPKILDYFLDTGFPIPNVNQAAENGNIPLHAAGTWEFAVYC, from the exons ATGCAAAGAAGAGCTATGATTGTCTCCCATATGAatatggaggaggaagaagattTAAACCATGAATATTTATGTGAAAGTGGCCCAAATAGCCAAAACGAGATCCTTCACCTTCCAGACATGTGTTCCTTGTTGAATAATTCTCACATTGATGTTAATTGTAGCTTACAAAAAGAATTCTTTTCTCTTAAGATTAGGAATTGTTCTTTATTTAAGGCTATACCGTTGCCACATATTGGCAAGAAAATGCCGCCTCATTTGAGTAAACCAACAAGGTTAAATTTAAGTGCAGCTGTCTCTTCAAAGGATTCATCTCATCTGCTCTTTTCACCTGAGAGAGGACGACTTGATAAGGCTTTTAACCACTTTGATAGTACTTCTGTGACAGATTGGCTGGAGAAAGTATATAGTTCCATTAGTGACTTGGGTGTCTGGTGTTGCACTGGAGATAACTTTGTACATTTTGCACATTTCTGGCTGTCAGAGCTACAGTACAATCAAAAAAGGCAATTGTCGGAATTAGAAATGGGTATTATTGAGGATGAATTGCAACTTGCATTTCTTAAGAAGTTGGATTCTGAACTGCAACCTTCTGATCTGCATTCCATCCTTGCTGCCACATTGAGTGAATATCCTATGGGACTACTGAGCAACCAGAAACTGTATATTTTCCTTGACTATTTAAACGTCATGTCTTCAGAGCAAACAACTGGATATAAAAAAATGCTTTCAAGTATAAAATATACAACAAATAATCCTCAGGTAACACAGTGGCTACTAGCTGTGCGAGCTTTTGTGCTAGCAAATCTCTGGCATGCAGTAGTGAag ttttataaGGCATTGGTCAGTACCAAGCTCCTTCCTGAACTACATATCAAGAGTTCTGTTTCTGCTACTACAAAGCAAACAAACGAAGTGGTTACAGAAag AGCTCTACAGAGTGTCCAGCTGGGATATGCTGATGTCTTGCATTATCTTATTATAAACCAGCAGCTTGACCTTGATGCAGTAGATGAAAAAAATCGAAATCTCATATTTTTAGCCACTATATATGACCAACCAAAGATACTGGACTATTTTCTTGACACG GGATTTCCCATACCCAATGTAAACCAAGCAGCAGAAAATGGAAACATACCACTCCATGCTGCA GGTACTTGGGAATTTGCTGTTTATTGCTGA
- the FAM220A gene encoding protein FAM220A isoform X6 encodes MQRRAMIVSHMNMEEEEDLNHEYLCESGPNSQNEILHLPDMCSLLNNSHIDVNCSLQKEFFSLKIRNCSLFKAIPLPHIGKKMPPHLSKPTRLNLSAAVSSKDSSHLLFSPERGRLDKAFNHFDSTSVTDWLEKVYSSISDLGVWCCTGDNFVHFAHFWLSELQYNQKRQLSELEMGIIEDELQLAFLKKLDSELQPSDLHSILAATLSEYPMGLLSNQKLYIFLDYLNVMSSEQTTGYKKMLSSIKYTTNNPQVTQWLLAVRAFVLANLWHAVVKSSTECPAGIC; translated from the exons ATGCAAAGAAGAGCTATGATTGTCTCCCATATGAatatggaggaggaagaagattTAAACCATGAATATTTATGTGAAAGTGGCCCAAATAGCCAAAACGAGATCCTTCACCTTCCAGACATGTGTTCCTTGTTGAATAATTCTCACATTGATGTTAATTGTAGCTTACAAAAAGAATTCTTTTCTCTTAAGATTAGGAATTGTTCTTTATTTAAGGCTATACCGTTGCCACATATTGGCAAGAAAATGCCGCCTCATTTGAGTAAACCAACAAGGTTAAATTTAAGTGCAGCTGTCTCTTCAAAGGATTCATCTCATCTGCTCTTTTCACCTGAGAGAGGACGACTTGATAAGGCTTTTAACCACTTTGATAGTACTTCTGTGACAGATTGGCTGGAGAAAGTATATAGTTCCATTAGTGACTTGGGTGTCTGGTGTTGCACTGGAGATAACTTTGTACATTTTGCACATTTCTGGCTGTCAGAGCTACAGTACAATCAAAAAAGGCAATTGTCGGAATTAGAAATGGGTATTATTGAGGATGAATTGCAACTTGCATTTCTTAAGAAGTTGGATTCTGAACTGCAACCTTCTGATCTGCATTCCATCCTTGCTGCCACATTGAGTGAATATCCTATGGGACTACTGAGCAACCAGAAACTGTATATTTTCCTTGACTATTTAAACGTCATGTCTTCAGAGCAAACAACTGGATATAAAAAAATGCTTTCAAGTATAAAATATACAACAAATAATCCTCAGGTAACACAGTGGCTACTAGCTGTGCGAGCTTTTGTGCTAGCAAATCTCTGGCATGCAGTAGTGAag AGCTCTACAGAGTGTCCAGCTGGGATATGCTGA
- the FAM220A gene encoding protein FAM220A isoform X8 — MAAALSALAARLSQSAAARSYGVFCKGLTRTLLIFFGLAWKLRINFPYLYIVASMMLNVRLQVHIEIH, encoded by the exons ATGGCGGCGGCTCTGTCCGCCCTGGCTGCACGGCTCTCGCAGTCGGCCGCCGCCAGGTCCTACGGGGTCTTCTGCAAGGGGCTGACCAGGACCCTCCTCATCTTCTTCGGCTTGGCCTGGAAGCTCCGGATCAACTTCCCCTATCTCTACATCGTGGCCTCCATGATGCTCAACGTCAGGCTGCAg gttcATATTGAGATCCATTGA